The sequence GGTTCaagtaatattaaatataagGCATCAACGTTTTATAAATTACTTAACAGTATGCAAAAGGATGTATGTAAAAGTCTGGGGATTGTCTGGCAGAGGGACCTTGGCTGCATTTTTAGTGATGAAGAATGGTTGAAAGTACTTTCaaataatggaaaatatattaaagaatCGAGAGGGAAATTTACACACTATAAGATAGTacatagattttatttcacCCCATCCAGGGGGGTTGGGAGAGGTTGTATAGATGTAtgcctttaaaataataaaaactttaataataaacagacaaaatgaaattaatagTAAAAGGAGCAGAGAAATTCTTTGGTGTAAAAGACATTTCATGGGGACATGTAAAATGACTGGGTGGAGATGGGAAATGGGGAAATCAGGAAAGAAGACGCTGATTATTTTACAGTGCAATGCTCGAAGTCTAAATACAAATGGACAAGAATTTAAAGGACtcattaaaaatctaaacaagaaACCAGATGTAAGATGTATTTGGGAAACTTGCCTCCAACCAACTTTAGAGTTTGTTCTTCTAGGATATATTGGTGTATGCAGAGATAGAAGTGAGCTTCAAGGAGAGGAATGTCTGACACTTTTAAGAATAGGCATTCAATTTAGGCTGTTAGCAAAATGAACTTGTTTATAAATTCATAAAGACTTTGTGCTATTCTCAATTAGTGATGtcattatatttttgtgttaccatccccacgccactagaggcagtgGTAGACCCGAAAAGATGCGATgaaggagcagatttagaagtacaCAGAAAGCTACAGAATTTAACTGTAAGCTAAAAGAGATAAGTTTAAATACTCCTTCTTAAAGGTGAAGATATAtcacagacttaaaaaaaatataataaaaacggGAGGCCGCGGATAAcataggaaatagcgcccccttcacttccggagtgcaatggtccatccatccatccattttctgttcacccttgtcccttagagcagtggtccccaacctttttattacagcggaccggcccaagccttcgtaaatgtcctgcggaccgggggggggagggggggggggtgagGATCGACGAACGGGGGTgcgttgtgagctggcgcaagactcaaccctcggcatcctgtgtacgattttcaaaataaaagctcctccagactcaatacatagaacggacatatttaattatttcttgcgcggcccggtaccaattggtccacggaccggtaccggtccgcggcccggtggttggggaccactgccttaGAGGAGTccggagggttgctggttcctctccagctacgttccgggctagaggcggggtcaccctggacaggtcgccagtctgtcgcagggcaacacagaaacagacaagacaaacaaccattcacacacctagggagaatttagagagaccaattaacagtcatgtttttggactgtgggaggaagccggagaactcggagagaacccaccatgcacagggagagaacatgcaaactccatgcagaaagaccccaggctgggaatcgaacccaggaccttcttgctgcaaggcaacagctctaccaactgtgcagcccccgagtgcaatggtcccatttccaaataaggtctGAGACTGACAGCGGTCCGTCCCTGCTCCTTTGTGTTTGCTGCAGCAAAGTGTGTACTTGGGAGTACCGTATTTGGGGAGGGACGACCGCTCCAAGATGGCTGCCGTATTTCCTGCGCCCCAGCAGCCAATACGAGGTCCACTTTTTATTACGTCGTAAGAGCGAGCCACTGATGCACCTTTCTCCCTTTCTATAGCAGCAGACGAAGCCTGGAAGACAGTACTGTGATGGAGGTCGGGGCTGTTTGGCGCTAATCATTATCGATGGAAGGCACAAGAGGAAAGTTAAAGCTGAGAAAGGCAGCAGATTTCAGTTTacagaaacattgttttcaGGCCGTCAGGACACATTTTACCGCGTTGGGAACCGAAGCTGTTCTTGGTAAGACTAAGAGCTACTAAACAGAAACCTCCCAAACAGTTGGCATCATGTCCACCAGATTAGGTCATTATTCTGAACATATGAGCTGTTATTTAGAAAATGGTTTGTAATTTGTGAAACTTTCACTCTATTTGTGAAAAGAAGAGGAATCGTGTCcgattttcagaataaaacttCTAAAATGTATCTATCGCTCATATAGCAAACCGCCATGTTGGAGGAGTTGTATTCGCTGTATGTAATCatctggttttaactgtatTCATAATTTATGTTGCAGCCCTCATCCATAGGTACAAACAAGTGTTAGTCTTTTAGAGTGCCTAATGTGTGATCTGATGTCATATCTGTTCAAATCTAGACCTCCCAACACCGCTCCTTAAGGATCTACTGCCTCATCTGACAGCATGTCAACTGGATGATGTCCAGCCAGCCCTCAATAAGAGAGGTATGGACTCTGTTTCTGCTGTCTgtagttggggcctgccatgcaaagcaatggcaggaacctattgttatGCACCtattaccgttaatgcggctcgaaCCGCTGAATGCACccctacaaaagtggtatcaaaacgtgcggcttgaTCACAGCATTGGAGCTTttacttctggtgggattctgagttaatatggcgacaaaaaagcaaaaaacgctTTTTTCCATTGTTGTGTATGGGGACAGATTGGATGAGTCATCACATCAACTGACAATTAAATACCATAGCAACGGACCGATCAGCACAACAGCTCATACAGTCCTCTGGTGCGTGTCTCGTGATTGGttgagagagaaggaggagggatGAAGGACAGCACACCGTGAAGGTAGAGAACGGAGGATGAGACGAGCGGacaagaagtgaagaaaacaaattttagcTCATACGCTCATTTTAACATGCAAGTCCGTGTCAGTTGATATTCTCGCGATTCTCCTCATGCCGTCGATCGCcctgcagctttctatggcgtCGACGCTAACTTTCAGCGTCGGAACACCGGGTCCAGACCGACGCGCGCACTTTGGCAGaccccgtttaaatttcttcagaaattttctagtttttgttTAGTATTCAAGTGGAAGTAGAGCATAAATCCAGAGCAAATTACCAATATTGATCACTATACATAACATCTACCACAATCAAATAGAGGGCAGGAAGAAAAACCCCAAGAAGCACTGGACTAGATACATTTActttctctgaaaataaaagcaaagtcaGTGCAACATCTACAAATAAAGCGACTTACTCAAAAtcggcccaaggcataagcaaatTAAGTGGCTGCTTAGGGCCGCAGGGACAATAGGGGACCCCTTAActgatttcttttaagtaaatatttctatGTGATTATAGCAACAAGCATAGAATTTCATTGTAAAGATTGATCACGTAGAAATCATTGTTTATgagggtaaaaagaaaaaaataaattgttcttGGGGCACCCTGGTGGCCGCAGTAGGTCCTGCTTCACCGGTAATATGAGCTCTCTTCAATGTGCTGTGGGCATCCAAATCTCCAAAGCACTGGTGGAAGACAAGTTAGCTAAACAATGTCACAAAATAAGACTTATTATTCAgggacaaagaaaataaagaggaagaagagagaaaaaaaagccaagatcAAGGTATGTTTGCAGGTCTCTTGATAATGTTATGTTTATCAAAAAGATGTGTGAAGCTGCTTATGGAAAATTAGCGTTATAGCGACCATAAACGATCTGGTTcaacagctaaatatttatgctagtgtctttgtttttgtgtgaagcTGAGTTTTAACTCTCGTGGTTTCAAAACAGTGTGTTTGATAAcatttgataacaataattaaaacttctcaatgtttgacattgtctagaaaaatgtttttaaatcaggctAGATGACCATATATCAACGAACTACTCCAAGCTGTAGTTGGCAAtgtgttgtttgctgctgatcaTGATGTGGCTAaagcaaatattattttaacatctaTTTATAAATTATGAGAAGCCTCTTCAGGAGCACAGCTAAAATTATTTGGCAGCACAAAATCAGCCCAGTACCAGTCTCCATTCTTAGaggagaaagactcacctggtataaatgtaatttttagcTACTGGAATCACACCTAGGAGAAATGAATTCAATCAAAGTATGTCataaatatgtgtgtatgtatttcCTCTTAAGTAGGGGTGCatcgattgcagttttcttgcTGATCGTCAACTGGTGATCTTTAAAAAACCTTACCTGACGATTCAGATTTTGGTtgatagcattttttttcttggatatGTCGCTAAATAttgcaagaaagtcactgagctGGCagcagtggggtgactattgttgaTGCAAAAGTGCAGACATAAGCTGGTGGCTGatttgtcagtcaaacctctcacggaagagcaaaagaggacagtgggtgatttacttttaaaactttgctgAGGTAAATAAGATTGGCTTCATGTGTAAGTATCAGCCGATCACCAATCTCTCAAACGTCAGAAAATCTTCGCAGATACATTGGCTGGCCAATAACTGTATCCTATAATCCATGCATATAggatataatgtaaacagcactgtgACAGAGATGCAATGAGTTTATAGGAGGTGTGTGAATAATCTAATCTCgtgctgaaacgattcctcgaatgattcgagtacctcgattattaaaattcctttaggaaaatttatctgccttgAAGCTTcattaaatgatgttttattatttagcgcaccgtgttccggcCAGTGTTACAGCAAAATCTGTGACCCATCATTTTCTGTGACTGCAGGGGGCGATATAATTCTGGCCAGAATTATCTGTGACCAACGTGATTTGAACTATTTGAgggttaaatattattttaaatacaccCAGATTGTAGTGATAAAGTGGTAGAACTCTGAAAAATAGTCGTTTTAAACTCTGACATTATTTACTGACCTGTACAGTAAGGTCACGGATTATTCTGGCCAGAATAATCTCTGACCAGTGTGATCCATTTCTTAATAGGTTACCGATTTATTAAATGGCCACAGTTGGTTCACATATTTTAACGACAGCACATAGGGATTCAATACGATGGTCAGTGTTCCGCCTCAAATACAAAGTAACACATTATATTTTCTCCGTCAATGCGATGGTAATAAAGGAGCCATGAATCTTACAATCCCAGCTGTTTCAGTATTTATCCAGTATTCACACCCTACCGCTTCAGTCAGTCACAGAAATTGAAGGATTTTTCTGTAACACCTGCTACTTGTGTTGGGCGACGCTCTCATGTCTGCCTCTTCGTTGTTGCTAAGTACTAGCAGCATAACATTCAATTTTCAATTTCAGTCTAGGgacattttattaattgatGATAATGTCCGGGGTTTTGTCGTTTTCGGGGTTTCAGTAAGTATCTATAAATtgactggcgcgatgcctggagtacgaCAGCCTTTCTCCCCCTGGTGGCCAGGTCAGAGCAAAGAACcctgcaggtgtatttatacagcTGAACGCATAGATAGAACATCTGAAGTGTTCTATCAGATTATCATACGCcgtcagaatagcatacataCATTAGTACATGCCTGCGCATTAAGAAGTCCAACGGTCAGAGGAGCAAATAATTGATAGAATACTCAgttagtaaaatatttgtttataacaGCCCTAATCTAATAATCTGACTGCTGATTGCAGCAAGTCCACATTATTAGCAGAACTAGAggccccaaaaccaaattttgcttAGGGCCTCATGGAGGCTTGAGCCGGCCCTGAACTTACTTAATAACTTCACACAGCAATCACTAAGCAGTACACTGCCATGGTTGTCTTTAGTCATAGACTGAAACATTAAACAACATATTTCTGATCTCATAGTCCCACcttgaaaaaaatagtttgaaaagcaaaagtaacaTTATCAGTTTGGATTTTCAGACATCATTGCTTAGCTTCCCCTTATCACAGAATGTCTAATTAGTATTATGTTATAAATATTCCAATATGGTTCATTCTGACATTTATACTGATGATATGTTTCCTACTTCAGGGTTATCTACATATTCTGGATGGGTAGAAATCCTCCGGGACCTGGTTGGTCTGAGCCGTGTAAGTGTCACCCTCTTACAAGTTTCAATGTTGTAAATGTGGATCTCACCAGATGGACTTCCTGTCTTCTGTTACTTTTCAGGCATTGGACTTCAGGACAGAAGCAGAAGCTAAGCATGAAGTCATGTTGAGACTTTTTACAAGTGTATTCTACGGACTGAGCAACAACTATGTgttaaaaaacagcacaaatttAAAATCCCATTCATTCTTGAGTTCTGCAGCCAAAAGTATTCATCGTTTTATACTCATTCCATGTATGCATCAGGCTCTGCAAGGTTTAGCGACCAATCAGCAACCTCTTCTGGTGCTGTTAGAAAAGCATATAAGAAGTATTCATGTCAGTCACTTACTGTTAACAGTGAGGAAAACACAAGCTGTGCTGTATGTCCTGCATCGCCTGCTAGACCATGGGATCACTACACACCTGGTTGTTAGTATAGATTCTGCCCTGGAGCTTGCATGGCTCCTGCATGGCCGTGGGTCACAGTACGTCAACCTGGAGCTGAAAAAACTGTTCTCCTTCCCTCATGTTTTACAAACCTCACCAGCCAGCTGCAGTCCAGATGTTGGATCCACAGCTTCAGGCCATCAGAGTGATGATGTCATTCCCTGCAAACGAGTCAAGTTATATTCTGAGTCTgtggagaaggaggaagacCCATCTGGTGGACCGAACTTTACTTTGGACCCTCAGGTTCTCTGTCATACTTTTAGTCCTTGTGATGGTCCCTCAGCAGGAGCATGCACATATGGACAGATTACCCATTTGGAGATCAGAACCTGTGGTCCTGATTCTCTCAAGGTCATGAGTTTTTCCTTGCCCACGTTTTTCTGCCTTCAGTCTTTAAGTCTTCACAGCAAATGTAAGTTTACCTGAAATCTGCCAGTGTAGCTGGGGCTGTTACAAAACCTTCTGCTCTTTGTGCTAAATTCACAGAAACGATTTAAAGGCAAActatttcttcctgttttgtttgagGTGTACAAACACATCATATTTTACTCTCATTAtttcctaaagaaaaacaaccgaAAGAGAGAAGCGTGTGTGACAAACTGGTTCCATTGTTGCTGTTTCCACAGTTTGCTTTCATAAGTTGAAAACATCTGACAGTCACCTCACCTCAATCTCTCCACAAAGGAAATTCAACTTAAGAGTCAGGTGTGCTCAGAAAAATCTGAGAGCTGTGGCCAACTTTAAAGGCCTCAGTTTGCTTGTTAAGTTTTTAGTAGGACAACTGGAAACATGCTGAACGAGTGTGGATTGGCTCAGTTGGTGTTCAAGAGGAAGTGTCTTCTCCTGGGgctgttgccttgtagcaagaagatcctgggtttgaatcccgtCCTCGGGGTGTTTCTGCTTGCAGTTTGTTGGTAGCAGTGATAGGTTTTCTCTGGGTTCCcagcttcttcccacagtccaaacacACAACTTTAGGTACATTACTCAATTGCCTCTGTGTTGACCTGTGAAGGACCGGTGACCCGTCCAGGGTGTATCGGGCTTCTGGCCCTGGGACCACCACAGTAGAGTAACCTCCATCTCTCACTCTCATTGGTTGTAACATCACTGTTGAGGGCTGATGAGTTAATTTGGCCACCAAATGGTTTTTACAACCTGTTAAATCATAGGATGTACATCATGGATCTCTTTTTCAGCCTTGCTTCATTGTTAACTACTAATAACTGTATGGAATGTGTTGTGTGTCCCAGCAATTAATGTTATATTTACTGTCCTTAAATCAGTTTGGTTCTATTCCAGAAAacgaaacaaacatttaatggaAAAGAAATGATTCCCTCCCCGCCCCTATAGAGGCAGATGATGATTTCACTCTTCTGATATGAGCATGAAACCAAATAACCACCTTGATGGAAACAATG comes from Gambusia affinis linkage group LG10, SWU_Gaff_1.0, whole genome shotgun sequence and encodes:
- the lrrc41 gene encoding uncharacterized protein lrrc41 isoform X2 — its product is MEGTRGKLKLRKAADFSLQKHCFQAVRTHFTALGTEAVLDLPTPLLKDLLPHLTACQLDDVQPALNKRGLSTYSGWVEILRDLVGLSRALDFRTEAEAKHEVMLRLFTSVFYGLSNNYVLKNSTNLKSHSFLSSAAKSIHRFILIPCMHQALQGLATNQQPLLVLLEKHIRSIHVSHLLLTVRKTQAVLYVLHRLLDHGITTHLVVSIDSALELAWLLHGRGSQYVNLELKKLFSFPHVLQTSPASCSPDVGSTASGHQSDDVIPCKRVKLYSESVEKEEDPSGGPNFTLDPQVLCHTFSPCDGPSAGACTYGQITHLEIRTCGPDSLKVMSFSLPTFFCLQSLSLHSKSIFRELDVLEFAGALQQLSDSSCSSLIQLSIGVLPHVGLMKTLLNASSRLTSLCVEFQTAIWGPQFNLDPAGTAEPDASELPLEKLTVKIIQLQTDLHFLTSVLRRSPHLVSLHVAGMRLPPGVSQGQLLNTLSESNHCLQALTFEDIKLCDCLPDILKLLRSCMLEELSFNDCRLLERCINPEESLTELVAALKTPSLHSLSLAQNRLAQNVCVLAELFSGQSQSSLKLLDLRLTLDLRKNPGDRDPETWNTALERLQPSSFLLVEGWKSTDTMVDHISNM
- the lrrc41 gene encoding uncharacterized protein lrrc41 isoform X1; this translates as MEGTRGKLKLRKAADFSLQKHCFQAVRTHFTALGTEAVLDLPTPLLKDLLPHLTACQLDDVQPALNKRGLSTYSGWVEILRDLVGLSRALDFRTEAEAKHEVMLRLFTSVFYGLSNNYVLKNSTNLKSHSFLSSAAKSIHRFILIPCMHQALQGLATNQQPLLVLLEKHIRSIHVSHLLLTVRKTQAVLYVLHRLLDHGITTHLVVSIDSALELAWLLHGRGSQYVNLELKKLFSFPHVLQTSPASCSPDVGSTASGHQSDDVIPCKRVKLYSESVEKEEDPSGGPNFTLDPQVLCHTFSPCDGPSAGACTYGQITHLEIRTCGPDSLKVMSFSLPTFFCLQSLSLHSKSIFRELDVLEFAGALQQLSDSSCSSLIQLSIGVLPHVGLMKTLLNASSRLTSLCVEFQTAIWGPQFNLDPAGTAEPDASELPLEKLTVKIIQLQTDLHFLTSVLRRSPHLVSLHVAGMRLPPGVSQGQLLNTLSESNHCLQALTFEDIKLCDCLPDILKLLRSCMLEELSFNDCRLLERCINPEESLTELVAALKTPSLHSLSLAQNRLAQNVCVLAELFSGQSQSSLKLLDLRSNFIQPADLLEFAKRLMIHPPPHRLTLDLRKNPGDRDPETWNTALERLQPSSFLLVEGWKSTDTMVDHISNM